Proteins found in one Paraburkholderia caballeronis genomic segment:
- a CDS encoding potassium-transporting ATPase subunit F, translating to MSAWMIWLAAASTLLLLFYLVYALLRAEDLE from the coding sequence ATGAGTGCCTGGATGATCTGGCTCGCGGCCGCCTCGACGCTGCTGCTGCTTTTCTACCTCGTGTACGCATTGCTGCGCGCGGAGGACCTCGAATGA
- the kdpB gene encoding potassium-transporting ATPase subunit KdpB yields the protein MFDPSLVKPAIADSFRKLAPRTQLRNPVMFCVYVGSILTTILWIAALAGQAEAPAGFILAVALWLWFTVLFANFAEALAEGRSKAQAASLRSAKQNVIAKKLNQPHPKSPIQIATSTDLRKGDVVLVEAGDTIPADGEVIDGVASVDESAITGESAPVIRESGGDFSSVTGGTRVLSDWIVVRVSVNPGEAFLDRMIAMVEGAKRQKTPNEIALTILLVALSLVLLFATATLLPFSIFSVAAVKAGHVVTITALVALLVCLIPTTIGGLLSAIGVAGMSRMMQANVIATSGRAVEAAGDVDVLLLDKTGTITLGNRQASAFFAAPGVTEHDLADAAQLASLADETPEGRSIVVLAKQRFNIRERDMASLQATFLAFTAQTRMSGVDLSPQGTSAGASGREIRKGAADAVRRYVEDNRGRFPQDVQTAVDDVARRGSTPLVVAEKARTEGGAARVLGVIELKDIVKGGIKERFAELRKMGIKTVMVTGDNRLTAAAIAAEAGVDDFLAEATPEAKLATIRAHQAEGRLVAMTGDGTNDAPALAQADVAVAMNTGTQAAKEAGNMVDLDSNPTKLIEIVEIGKQMLMTRGSLTTFSIANDIAKYFAIIPAAFASTYPQLRVLDVMHLTSPSSAILSAVIFNALIIVFLIPLALKGVRYRALGAASLLRRNLLIYGLGGILLPFPFIKLIDMGLAACGWA from the coding sequence ATGTTCGACCCGTCGCTCGTGAAACCCGCGATCGCCGATTCGTTCAGGAAGCTCGCGCCGCGCACCCAGTTGCGCAACCCGGTGATGTTCTGCGTGTACGTCGGCAGCATCCTGACCACGATCCTGTGGATCGCGGCGCTCGCCGGTCAGGCCGAGGCGCCGGCCGGCTTCATCCTCGCGGTCGCGCTGTGGCTGTGGTTCACGGTGCTGTTCGCGAACTTCGCGGAGGCGCTCGCCGAAGGCCGCTCGAAGGCCCAGGCCGCGTCGCTGCGCAGCGCGAAGCAGAACGTGATCGCGAAGAAGCTGAACCAGCCGCATCCGAAGTCGCCGATCCAGATCGCCACGTCCACCGATCTGCGAAAGGGCGACGTCGTGCTCGTCGAGGCCGGCGACACGATCCCCGCCGACGGCGAGGTGATCGACGGCGTCGCGTCCGTCGACGAGTCGGCGATCACCGGCGAATCCGCACCGGTGATCCGCGAGTCCGGCGGCGACTTCTCGTCCGTGACCGGCGGCACGCGCGTGCTGTCCGACTGGATCGTCGTGCGCGTCAGCGTGAACCCCGGCGAGGCGTTCCTCGACCGGATGATCGCGATGGTCGAAGGCGCGAAGCGGCAGAAGACGCCGAACGAGATCGCGCTGACCATCCTGCTCGTCGCGCTGTCGCTGGTGCTGCTGTTCGCGACCGCGACGCTGCTGCCGTTCTCGATCTTCTCGGTCGCGGCGGTGAAGGCGGGCCACGTCGTGACGATCACCGCGCTCGTCGCGCTGCTCGTGTGCCTGATCCCGACGACGATCGGCGGGCTGCTGTCCGCGATCGGCGTCGCGGGGATGAGCCGCATGATGCAGGCGAACGTGATCGCGACGTCGGGCCGCGCGGTCGAGGCGGCCGGCGACGTGGACGTGCTGCTGCTCGACAAGACCGGCACGATCACGCTCGGCAACCGCCAGGCGTCCGCGTTCTTCGCCGCGCCGGGCGTCACCGAGCACGACCTCGCGGACGCCGCGCAACTCGCGTCGCTCGCGGACGAAACGCCGGAAGGCCGCAGCATCGTCGTGCTGGCCAAGCAGCGGTTCAACATCCGCGAGCGCGACATGGCCTCGCTGCAGGCGACGTTCCTCGCGTTTACCGCGCAGACGCGGATGAGCGGGGTGGACTTGTCCCCGCAGGGGACTTCCGCCGGGGCGTCCGGCCGCGAGATCCGCAAGGGCGCGGCCGACGCTGTGCGCCGCTACGTCGAGGACAACCGCGGGCGCTTTCCGCAGGACGTGCAGACGGCGGTGGACGACGTCGCGCGGCGCGGCAGCACGCCGCTCGTCGTCGCCGAAAAGGCGCGCACCGAAGGCGGCGCGGCGCGCGTGCTCGGCGTGATCGAGCTGAAGGACATCGTGAAGGGCGGCATCAAGGAGCGCTTCGCGGAACTGCGCAAGATGGGCATCAAGACGGTGATGGTGACCGGCGACAACCGGCTGACCGCCGCCGCGATCGCGGCCGAGGCCGGCGTCGACGACTTCCTCGCGGAAGCGACGCCGGAAGCGAAGCTGGCCACGATCCGCGCGCACCAGGCCGAGGGCCGCCTCGTCGCGATGACCGGCGACGGCACGAACGACGCGCCGGCGCTCGCGCAGGCCGACGTCGCGGTCGCGATGAACACCGGCACGCAGGCCGCGAAGGAGGCCGGCAACATGGTCGATCTCGACTCGAACCCGACCAAGCTGATCGAGATCGTCGAGATCGGTAAGCAGATGCTGATGACGCGCGGTTCGCTGACGACGTTCTCGATCGCGAACGACATCGCGAAGTATTTCGCGATCATCCCGGCCGCGTTCGCGTCGACCTATCCGCAACTGCGGGTGCTCGACGTGATGCACCTGACGTCGCCGTCGTCCGCGATCCTGTCCGCGGTGATCTTCAACGCGCTGATCATCGTGTTCCTGATCCCGCTCGCGCTGAAGGGCGTCAGGTACCGCGCGCTCGGCGCGGCGTCGCTGCTGCGGCGCAACCTGCTGATCTACGGGCTCGGCGGCATCCTGCTGCCGTTCCCGTTCATCAAGCTGATCGACATGGGACTCGCGGCCTGCGGCTGGGCCTGA
- a CDS encoding sensor histidine kinase, with protein sequence MDRPDPDELLDRIQRDEDRQQRGRLKIFFGASAGVGKTFAMLQAARRRRDEGIDVVVGVVETHGRKETLALLDGLETLAPARVAHRGRTLAEFDLDAALARKPQLLLVDELAHSNVPGSRHLKRWQDVHELLDAGIDVYTTVNVQHLESLNDVVGQITGIRVWETVPDRVFDRADEVTLVDLPPEELLDRMRDGKVYLPQQAERAVRNFFRKGNLIALRELALRRTADRVDAQMREYRADQSIERIWQARERIIVCVGPGPESATLVRSAARLAASLKADWLAVYVETPKLQRLPDARRERTLAALKLAAELGAETVTLPGDDVAATLVAYARMRNVSKLVVGAAASASVGWRGGFGHAAAARIVRAATDIDVTLINSPAVRDAAGREDRGERAARFAGLGDDARRSPTTAYAYALALCAAITAAGAGLADSIALANLVMLYLLGAVFAAARLGRGPGVVYSFLGVAAFDFFFVPPRMSFTVSDTQYLLTFAVMLLTSLTISHLTSSLRRQAHVATLRERRAGAMFAMTRELGAALATAQIIETGTRHVAEIFHARVAILLPDSAEKVKQKIENPDPAVTLDDASLDADIAQWVYDQQKPAGHGTDTLPAAVALYLPLKAPMRTRGVLALVSARMDELAVPEQRRMLETLAAQIALAVERVHYVEIAQDALVSMESERLRNSLLSAISHDLRTPLTSIVGFASLLAQQPHDATPAGRSAHELADAIHDEALRMTGLVTNLLDMARLQDGSMRLHRQWSSIEEVIGAALGGARRMLAGRRVTTHVSAELPLVQLDAVLVERLLANLLENAVKYTPDGTPVTLDARIVVDGDGRRRVRVDVLDNGPGLPAGMEARVFDKFTRGEKESAKPGIGLGLAICRAIVDAHDGRIGAANRVGADGRASGACFWFELPADDAPPPAAGPADADADSDAGIDAKEGD encoded by the coding sequence ATGGACCGGCCCGATCCCGATGAACTGCTCGACAGGATCCAGCGCGACGAGGACCGGCAGCAGCGCGGCCGCCTGAAGATTTTCTTCGGCGCGTCGGCGGGCGTCGGCAAGACGTTCGCGATGCTGCAGGCCGCGCGCCGCCGGCGCGACGAGGGCATCGACGTCGTCGTCGGCGTCGTCGAGACGCACGGGCGCAAGGAAACGCTCGCGCTGCTCGACGGGCTGGAGACACTCGCACCCGCGCGGGTCGCGCATCGCGGCCGCACGCTCGCCGAATTCGACCTCGACGCGGCGCTCGCGCGCAAACCGCAACTGCTCCTCGTCGACGAACTCGCGCATTCGAACGTGCCGGGCTCGCGGCACCTGAAACGCTGGCAGGACGTGCACGAACTGCTCGACGCGGGCATCGACGTGTACACGACCGTCAACGTGCAGCACCTCGAAAGCCTGAACGACGTGGTCGGGCAGATCACCGGCATCCGCGTGTGGGAGACAGTGCCGGACCGCGTGTTCGATCGCGCGGACGAGGTGACGCTCGTCGACCTGCCGCCGGAGGAACTGCTCGACCGGATGCGCGACGGCAAGGTGTATCTGCCGCAGCAGGCCGAGCGCGCGGTGCGCAACTTCTTCCGCAAGGGCAACCTGATCGCGCTGCGCGAACTCGCGCTGCGGCGCACCGCCGACCGCGTCGACGCGCAGATGCGCGAGTACCGCGCGGACCAGTCGATCGAGCGCATCTGGCAGGCGCGCGAGCGGATCATCGTGTGCGTCGGGCCGGGACCGGAGAGCGCGACGCTCGTGCGCTCCGCCGCGCGGCTCGCGGCGAGCCTGAAGGCCGACTGGCTCGCGGTGTATGTCGAGACGCCGAAGCTGCAGCGGCTGCCCGACGCGCGGCGCGAACGCACGCTCGCCGCGCTGAAGCTCGCGGCCGAACTCGGCGCCGAAACCGTCACGCTGCCCGGCGACGACGTCGCCGCGACGCTCGTCGCGTATGCGCGGATGCGCAACGTGTCGAAGCTCGTCGTCGGCGCGGCGGCGTCCGCGTCGGTTGGCTGGCGCGGCGGGTTTGGTCACGCGGCGGCCGCGCGGATCGTGCGCGCGGCGACCGACATCGACGTCACGCTGATCAACTCGCCGGCGGTGCGCGACGCCGCCGGCCGCGAGGATCGCGGCGAACGCGCCGCGCGTTTCGCGGGCCTCGGTGACGACGCGCGCCGCTCGCCGACCACCGCGTATGCGTACGCGCTCGCGCTGTGCGCGGCGATCACCGCCGCGGGCGCGGGGCTGGCCGACAGCATCGCGCTCGCGAACCTCGTGATGCTGTACCTGCTCGGCGCGGTGTTCGCGGCCGCGCGGCTCGGGCGCGGGCCGGGCGTCGTCTATTCGTTTCTCGGCGTCGCCGCGTTCGATTTTTTCTTCGTGCCGCCGCGGATGTCGTTCACCGTGTCCGACACGCAATACCTGCTGACCTTCGCGGTAATGCTGCTGACGTCGCTGACGATCAGCCATCTCACGTCGAGCCTGCGCCGCCAGGCGCACGTCGCGACGCTGCGCGAGCGGCGCGCGGGCGCGATGTTCGCGATGACGCGCGAACTCGGCGCGGCGCTCGCCACCGCGCAGATCATCGAGACCGGCACGCGGCACGTCGCGGAAATTTTTCACGCGCGCGTCGCCATCCTGCTGCCCGACAGCGCCGAGAAGGTGAAGCAGAAGATCGAGAATCCGGACCCGGCCGTCACGCTCGACGACGCATCGCTCGACGCGGACATCGCGCAGTGGGTGTACGACCAGCAGAAGCCGGCCGGCCACGGCACCGATACGCTGCCGGCCGCCGTCGCGCTGTACCTGCCGCTGAAGGCGCCGATGCGCACGCGCGGCGTGCTCGCGCTCGTGTCCGCGCGGATGGACGAACTCGCGGTGCCCGAGCAGCGCCGGATGCTGGAGACGCTCGCCGCGCAGATCGCGCTCGCGGTCGAGCGCGTTCACTACGTGGAGATCGCGCAGGACGCGCTCGTCAGCATGGAGTCCGAGCGGCTGCGCAATTCGCTGTTGTCCGCGATCTCGCACGACCTGCGCACGCCGCTGACGTCGATCGTCGGGTTCGCGTCGCTGCTCGCGCAGCAGCCGCACGACGCGACCCCGGCGGGCCGTTCCGCGCACGAACTCGCCGACGCGATTCACGACGAGGCGCTCAGGATGACCGGCCTCGTGACGAACCTGCTCGACATGGCGCGGCTGCAGGACGGCAGCATGCGGCTCCACCGGCAGTGGTCGTCGATCGAGGAGGTGATCGGCGCGGCGCTCGGCGGCGCGCGGCGGATGCTCGCGGGACGCAGGGTGACGACGCACGTAAGCGCCGAGTTGCCGCTCGTGCAGCTCGACGCGGTGCTGGTCGAGCGGCTGCTCGCGAACCTGCTGGAGAACGCGGTGAAGTACACGCCGGACGGCACGCCGGTCACGCTCGATGCGCGCATCGTCGTCGATGGCGACGGGCGGCGGCGCGTGCGCGTCGACGTGCTCGACAACGGGCCGGGCTTGCCCGCCGGGATGGAGGCGCGCGTGTTCGACAAGTTCACGCGCGGCGAGAAGGAGTCCGCGAAACCGGGCATTGGGCTTGGCCTTGCGATCTGCCGCGCGATCGTCGATGCGCACGACGGACGGATCGGCGCGGCGAACCGCGTCGGCGCGGACGGCCGCGCGAGCGGCGCGTGCTTCTGGTTCGAACTGCCGGCCGACGACGCGCCGCCGCCCGCAGCGGGTCCGGCGGATGCCGATGCCGACAGCGATGCCGGAATCGATGCAAAAGAGGGGGATTGA
- the kdpA gene encoding potassium-transporting ATPase subunit KdpA → MNANNLFHAVVFIAVLIAIAIPLGRYMAAVFEGRSVLVKLGRPVENLLYRLAGVDPQAEMSWKHYALAVLLFNLAGALLVYAFLRLQQWLPANPQGFGPMTPDAALNTAVSFVTNTNWQNYGGESTLSYLSQMAALTVQNFLSAATGIAVVIALIRGFARHSAQTIGNFWVDLTRSTLYVLLPISFLLALFFVSQGVIQNFRPYQDVPTLQTTTYQAPKTDAQGNAVKDAQGNPAMQDVKVDKQTLPMGPIASQEAIKMLGTNGGGFLNANSAHPFENPTPLSNFVQVIVMLAIGAGLCVTFGQMVGDRRQGYAVLAAMTIAFAVACWGEIAAEQAGNPLFASLRVDQSATPLQAGGNQEGKEVRFGIADSGIFTVATTSASCGAVNSMHDSLTPMGGFVPILMMQLGEVIFGGVGSGLYSMLAFALLGVFIAGLMIGRTPEYVGKKIESYDMKMVSIAVLVMPLLVLTGTSIGVLTAAGTAGIFNPGTHGFSEILYAFTSAANNNGSAFGGLSVNTPFYNVWLAVAMWLGRFVPIVALLAVAGSLAAKKRLAVTGGTLPTHGPLFVVLLLGSVLLIGALTFVPALALGPVAEHLQMIAGH, encoded by the coding sequence ATGAACGCCAACAACCTTTTTCACGCCGTCGTTTTCATCGCGGTGCTGATCGCGATCGCAATCCCGCTCGGCCGCTACATGGCCGCCGTGTTCGAAGGCCGCTCGGTCCTCGTGAAGCTCGGACGCCCCGTCGAGAACCTGCTGTACCGGCTCGCGGGCGTCGATCCGCAGGCGGAGATGTCGTGGAAGCACTACGCGCTCGCGGTGCTGCTGTTCAACCTCGCCGGCGCGCTGCTTGTGTACGCGTTCCTGCGGCTTCAGCAATGGCTGCCCGCGAACCCGCAGGGTTTCGGCCCGATGACGCCGGACGCCGCGCTCAACACCGCGGTCAGCTTCGTGACCAACACGAACTGGCAAAACTACGGAGGCGAATCGACGCTCAGCTATCTGTCGCAGATGGCCGCGCTCACGGTGCAGAACTTCCTGTCCGCGGCGACCGGCATCGCGGTCGTCATCGCGCTGATCCGCGGTTTCGCGCGCCATTCGGCGCAGACGATCGGCAATTTCTGGGTCGATCTCACGCGCTCGACGCTGTACGTGCTGCTGCCCATCTCGTTCCTGCTCGCGCTGTTCTTCGTGAGCCAGGGCGTGATCCAGAACTTCAGGCCGTACCAGGACGTGCCGACGCTGCAGACCACGACCTACCAGGCGCCGAAGACCGATGCGCAGGGCAACGCGGTGAAGGACGCGCAGGGCAACCCGGCGATGCAGGACGTGAAGGTCGACAAACAGACGCTGCCGATGGGGCCGATCGCATCCCAGGAAGCGATCAAGATGCTCGGCACCAACGGCGGCGGCTTTCTGAACGCGAACTCCGCGCATCCGTTCGAGAACCCGACGCCGCTGTCGAACTTCGTGCAGGTGATCGTGATGCTCGCGATCGGCGCGGGCCTGTGCGTGACGTTCGGGCAGATGGTCGGCGACCGCCGCCAGGGGTATGCGGTGCTCGCCGCGATGACAATCGCGTTCGCGGTCGCGTGCTGGGGCGAGATCGCGGCGGAGCAGGCCGGCAATCCGCTGTTCGCGTCGCTGCGGGTCGACCAGAGCGCGACGCCGCTGCAGGCGGGCGGCAACCAGGAAGGCAAGGAAGTGCGCTTCGGCATCGCGGATTCGGGCATCTTCACCGTCGCGACCACGTCGGCCTCGTGCGGCGCGGTCAACAGCATGCACGACTCGCTGACGCCGATGGGCGGCTTCGTGCCGATCCTGATGATGCAGCTCGGCGAAGTGATCTTCGGCGGCGTCGGTTCGGGCCTGTACAGCATGCTCGCGTTCGCGCTGCTCGGCGTGTTCATCGCGGGGCTGATGATCGGCCGCACGCCGGAGTACGTCGGCAAGAAGATCGAGTCGTACGACATGAAGATGGTGTCGATCGCGGTGCTCGTGATGCCGCTGCTCGTGCTGACCGGCACGTCGATCGGCGTGCTGACGGCCGCCGGCACCGCGGGCATCTTCAATCCCGGCACGCACGGCTTCTCCGAAATCCTGTACGCGTTCACGTCCGCGGCGAACAACAACGGCAGCGCGTTCGGCGGCCTGTCGGTGAACACGCCGTTCTACAACGTGTGGCTCGCGGTCGCGATGTGGCTCGGCCGCTTCGTGCCGATCGTCGCGCTGCTGGCCGTGGCCGGCTCGCTCGCGGCGAAGAAGCGGCTCGCCGTCACCGGCGGCACGCTGCCGACGCACGGCCCGCTGTTCGTCGTGCTGCTGCTCGGATCGGTGCTGCTGATCGGCGCGCTGACGTTCGTGCCGGCGCTCGCGCTCGGCCCGGTCGCGGAGCATCTGCAGATGATCGCCGGCCATTGA
- the mnmH gene encoding tRNA 2-selenouridine(34) synthase MnmH, which translates to MNPLLVTLDRLADFEEIVDVRTPLEYAEDHIPGALNAPVLSNEERVIVGTMYHRVSPFEATRVGAAMVAHNIARHLETTFADRPREWRPLIYCWRGGKRSGSMTTWFNLIGWRARQLDGGYKSWRRSVVDALATLPSAFRYNVLAGHTGSGKTRLLNALATAGAQTLDLEALAAHRGSLLGTLPGEPQPSQKAFDTALVTTLRGFDPKQPVFVEAESRRIGAIALPLALTDEIHRGACIQVDTAHDERIRLLLEDYGHLFDDADAFRAQLSKLTELHGRARIAEWHRLLDEGRRAELFEQLIDRHYDPAYARSTAKHFARLPDALRFAFRPTADDVPEQARRLLERAG; encoded by the coding sequence TTGAACCCGCTGCTCGTCACCCTCGACCGTCTGGCCGATTTCGAAGAGATCGTCGACGTGCGGACCCCGCTGGAGTACGCGGAGGATCACATTCCGGGCGCGCTGAACGCGCCCGTGCTGAGCAACGAGGAACGCGTGATCGTCGGCACGATGTATCACCGGGTGTCGCCGTTCGAGGCAACCCGCGTCGGCGCGGCGATGGTCGCGCACAACATCGCCAGGCATCTCGAAACGACGTTCGCGGACCGTCCGCGCGAGTGGCGGCCGCTGATCTACTGCTGGCGCGGCGGCAAGCGTTCCGGCTCGATGACGACGTGGTTCAACCTGATCGGCTGGCGCGCGCGGCAGCTCGACGGCGGCTACAAGAGCTGGCGGCGCAGCGTCGTCGATGCGCTCGCCACGCTGCCGTCGGCGTTCCGCTACAACGTGCTCGCGGGCCACACCGGCAGCGGCAAGACCCGCCTGCTGAACGCGCTCGCGACGGCCGGCGCGCAGACGCTCGACCTGGAGGCGCTGGCCGCGCATCGCGGCTCGCTGCTCGGCACGCTGCCCGGCGAACCGCAGCCGTCGCAGAAGGCGTTCGACACCGCGCTCGTGACGACGCTGCGCGGCTTCGATCCGAAACAGCCGGTGTTCGTCGAGGCGGAGAGCCGGCGCATCGGCGCGATCGCGCTGCCGCTCGCGCTGACCGACGAGATCCATCGCGGCGCCTGCATCCAGGTCGACACCGCGCACGACGAGCGCATCCGCCTGCTGCTGGAAGACTACGGCCACCTGTTTGACGACGCCGACGCGTTTCGCGCGCAGTTGTCGAAGCTGACCGAACTGCACGGCCGCGCGCGGATCGCCGAATGGCATCGGCTGCTCGACGAAGGCCGTCGCGCGGAACTGTTCGAGCAGTTGATCGACCGGCACTACGACCCCGCGTATGCGCGCAGCACCGCGAAGCACTTCGCGCGGCTGCCCGATGCGCTGCGTTTCGCGTTCCGCCCGACCGCCGACGACGTGCCCGAGCAGGCGCGCAGGCTGCTCGAACGCGCCGGCTGA
- a CDS encoding GNAT family N-acetyltransferase, with the protein MVLRRFDPRRDSWERLTMLLHRAFASLAAGGLHCESADQPASVTRQRALAGDCFVALCNGRVIGTMTLEARDPQSPCEHYRLRGVATLHQFGVEPSWQSRGIGAAMLAFAARWAATHGYAQLALDTPFPAAHLLAFYRAQGFALVDVVQFAGRGYDSAVFSKPTGVELRSVG; encoded by the coding sequence ATGGTGCTGCGGCGTTTCGATCCGCGACGCGATTCGTGGGAGCGGCTGACGATGCTGCTGCATCGCGCGTTCGCATCGCTCGCGGCGGGCGGCCTGCACTGCGAGTCGGCGGACCAGCCCGCGAGCGTCACGCGCCAGCGCGCGCTGGCCGGCGACTGCTTCGTTGCATTGTGCAACGGCCGGGTGATCGGGACGATGACGCTCGAAGCGCGCGACCCGCAATCGCCGTGCGAGCACTACCGGCTGCGCGGCGTCGCGACGCTGCATCAGTTCGGCGTCGAGCCGTCGTGGCAGAGCCGCGGCATCGGCGCGGCGATGCTCGCGTTCGCCGCGCGCTGGGCCGCGACGCACGGTTACGCGCAACTCGCGCTCGATACGCCGTTCCCGGCCGCGCATCTGCTCGCGTTCTATCGCGCGCAGGGTTTCGCGCTCGTCGACGTCGTGCAGTTCGCGGGGCGCGGCTACGACAGCGCGGTGTTCAGCAAGCCGACCGGCGTCGAGTTGCGCAGCGTCGGCTGA
- the kdpE gene encoding two-component system response regulator KdpE, whose product MQKRGIERMEAVVNVVVIEDDRHIRRFVRTSLEGEAMRVVEAETGQRGLAMAAGTRPDLVIVDLGLPDVDGLDVIRQLREWSSMPVIVLSARSLEQQKVAALDAGADDYLTKPFGVGELVARIRAQLRRHNRTEAESPRVSFGDVTIDMNLRLVQRGGDTVHLTPIEYRLLVALARHAGRVLTHRQLLQEVWGPSRVDSSHYLRIYMGHLRQKLERDPTQPEHILTETAVGYRLAGVR is encoded by the coding sequence ATGCAAAAGAGGGGGATTGAGCGGATGGAAGCGGTCGTCAACGTGGTCGTGATCGAGGATGACCGGCATATCCGCCGGTTCGTGCGCACGTCGCTGGAGGGCGAGGCGATGCGCGTCGTCGAGGCCGAGACCGGACAGCGCGGGCTCGCGATGGCGGCCGGCACGCGGCCCGATCTCGTGATCGTCGATCTCGGGCTGCCGGACGTCGACGGGCTCGACGTGATCCGGCAACTGCGCGAGTGGTCGTCGATGCCGGTGATCGTGCTGTCCGCGCGCAGCCTCGAACAGCAGAAGGTCGCCGCGCTCGATGCCGGCGCCGACGATTATCTGACCAAACCGTTCGGCGTCGGCGAACTGGTCGCGCGGATTCGCGCCCAACTGCGGCGGCACAACCGGACCGAGGCCGAGTCGCCGCGCGTGAGCTTCGGCGACGTCACCATCGACATGAACCTGCGGCTCGTGCAGCGCGGCGGCGACACCGTGCATCTGACGCCGATCGAATACCGGCTGCTGGTCGCGCTCGCGCGCCACGCGGGGCGCGTGCTCACGCACCGGCAACTGCTTCAGGAGGTGTGGGGGCCGTCGCGCGTCGACAGCTCGCATTACCTGCGGATCTACATGGGGCATCTGCGGCAGAAGCTCGAACGCGACCCTACGCAGCCGGAGCACATCCTGACCGAGACGGCCGTCGGGTATCGGCTGGCCGGCGTGCGGTAG
- the kdpC gene encoding potassium-transporting ATPase subunit KdpC has translation MKSILRPSLVLLAVMTVATGIVYPAVVTAVSQAAFPHQANGSLVEHGGKTVGSALLGQQFDAPYYFWGRLSATSPNPYNAQASSGSNLGPTNPALADEVNGRLAALHAADPSNTAPVPVDLVTSSGSGLDPDISPAAAAWQAGRVAKARGLAREQVDSLIAQSTAGRQWGIFGEPRVNVLKLNLALDDLKPLH, from the coding sequence ATGAAGTCCATCCTGCGTCCCTCGCTCGTCCTGCTCGCCGTGATGACGGTGGCGACGGGCATCGTTTATCCGGCCGTCGTCACTGCGGTCAGCCAGGCCGCGTTCCCGCATCAGGCGAACGGCAGCCTCGTCGAGCACGGCGGCAAGACGGTCGGCTCCGCGCTGCTCGGCCAGCAGTTCGACGCGCCGTATTACTTCTGGGGCCGGCTGTCCGCGACGTCGCCGAACCCGTACAACGCGCAGGCGTCGAGCGGCTCGAACCTCGGGCCGACGAACCCCGCGCTCGCCGACGAGGTGAACGGCCGCCTCGCCGCGCTTCATGCGGCCGACCCGTCGAACACGGCGCCGGTGCCGGTCGATCTCGTCACGTCGTCCGGCAGCGGCCTCGATCCGGACATCAGCCCGGCCGCCGCCGCGTGGCAGGCCGGGCGCGTCGCGAAGGCGCGCGGCCTCGCGCGCGAGCAGGTCGACAGCCTGATCGCGCAGAGCACCGCCGGCCGGCAATGGGGGATCTTCGGCGAGCCGCGCGTGAACGTGCTGAAGCTGAACCTCGCGCTCGACGACCTGAAGCCGCTGCATTGA